The sequence below is a genomic window from Perca flavescens isolate YP-PL-M2 chromosome 24, PFLA_1.0, whole genome shotgun sequence.
agtgcttcttctttttcttgccGCTCGGCCCGTTTTTGTCTTTGCTCTCCGCCATTTTCTTCTTGCGGACCTCCCGCATGAGGTCAAAGAACACCTGCGAGACAGAGCAAAGATTATTAGAGAGATGATGTCACATGGgaaattatgtgtttttttgggTGCAGATAAAGTCAATAAAGAGACACGATAGTGAAGGCAAATTCACTCTTAAgcttggttgtgtgtgtgtgtgtgtgtgtgtgtgtgtgtgtgtgtgtatgtttctctgtgtgtctgtgactgtgtgagcgcatgtgtgtttctgtgtatatgtctctgtgtgtctgtgactgtgtgagcgtgtgtgtgtgtgcatctgtgtgtgtgtctctgtatgtctgtgactgtgtgagcGCGTggttttctgtatgtgtgtgtgtgtgtgtgtgtgtgtgtgtgtgtgtgtgtgtgtgtgtgtgtgtgtgtgtgtgtatgtttctctgtgtgtctgtgactgtgtgagcgtgtgtgtgtgtgcatctgtgtgtgtgtgtctctgtgtgtctgtgactgtgtgagcgcgtgtgtttctgtgtgtgtatgtgtgtgtgtgtgtgtgtgtgtgtggtagagcgagggagaagtgagagagtgatggtgattatcttcagagtgagtagtgactctagagtcctagtgagagttCTTTCggaccacggtgggagatctggagcaggagaagttaaccctctccttgatctcatgttgcttatggagaaggagaaccaggacaaCAGTCAGGGGGGGGGAGGAAACGCAACACTACCAAGCCCTGATGCATGTCCCCACAACATAtttcgagaggtgcacatcaggctacggtgtaggtttgtatctccacgtacctacgtacgtatGTAGCTACTGCGTAGAtataacgcagaagcataaatcccgCTTTACGTGTGGTGACTCGGGCCAAAGACTCGCTCATGTCTGTATAGAACCGgcaatcaaattatatttatctttgctttttaaatcaaaattctcatcacacactcaacagccattttaattcccgAGCTGGCCTCCCTACGTtacacaagttccttcccgaggctatttagcagaggcaccgtggctccgtccggcgcctagcaccgcccaagacgattgtgattggttaaaagaaatgccaacaacacacagcacatgtttcccccatcccagaatgctgtgtggactagccagaccttcatccgcagcgctgtggaggaaggtctgacaatgcgagactatgacATAGTCAATAAAGAGAGAAGTTATGTGAGATGCTCATGTGTGTTCCAACTTGCCTCTCATCTCTGCGAGGAATGAAACAGCTTTAAAATGAGATTTCACTTGGACCGATCAGTTATATTGCTTCTTCTGggatcagatcattttttataGTCAATTATTGGTCATTTctaacttgaacttgaactaaAGAAGGTGGTTATGAGAGCTGAAATGAGCAGCTCATTAATCAATTGACTTAAAAATTTAGCGGCAACAATTCTGCTTAAACGACATGAAAATGgtccaaaaagaaagaaaaataacatggaAAACTTATCCGCAATGTTACaattaaaacattgtttttaaacattgtgGATTAAAAATGTACATTCCTGATACGGGACGATTATAATAATATACTTTATCAGCTGATATTATCTAAGAGATTGTGAAACAATTTCTGTGTCCTTTTGTATatttattagtttttattttattattttatgacattttattttatattactttttattatataattaattacattttattgattaatttttatttatttttttattcattctttttttattcattttattttgtaatctttttattcatattaatttgatttttatttatttactttttatatttattttttattcattcatttttatttgttattgattttattttatattttttgtatttattctttttttggacattaCAAAGATGCTGAAATTCATGGACTGCCCccctaaaaacatttttggaaaatggTCCAAAATGTTTACTACATGGCAAACattatcaaaatatttaaataaaaaatgtgtataaCTGTAAGACGTAAATCTGACTAAATGGTTCCGAATTCATCATTCAATTCCCCTCATTTAACTATGAAAACTACATGTTTTGatatatttgttttcttcaaGTTAATGTTTTCATGGACAACTTTCCTTAAACATTTATGGTCCAAAAAGAAAGTTAAACATAACGGCAATATTACAATTAAAAGCGGACATATTCCCAAATTATTCCATACAAATGGACTTCTTTTCTCCTCATTTAAATGTGAACACTAAATGGCTTTTTCGTGTATATCTTTTGTTTGACAAATGTCACAATTCCTCCCTatatttagacatttatttacattatttattctaTATATGGACATTAGGAAGATACTGAACTCCATGGACTGGTCCTCTAAAAGACATTTCTGCCTGTGTTGTGTCTCTGAACAGATGACTGTATGATTGAACtggataaaaaagaaataaaaagaactcTAAAATTCACATTGCATTCCTCCTAAACACACCTTGTCTGTCATATTTTTGGCTCATATAGCTTCTAGTTTTATTAAAACCTTCAGTTAATGTAATCATCTCAGAGATTTGATTACTTgcaggcttaaaaaaaaacaccacagcaCTTAACTTAACTTACTCTTTTTGTGATTCTTTATAAATCTGAAGCGCGTCCTAACAAGGTGTGAAAATATAGTTATTGAAATAAGTGTTACGACTGTTAAAACGCATCCACGACATGTAATAAAATGTCATGTCGGCCAGTTTAAATCCTTAATGATGGACATTTCACAGCTTCTGTTTCTAATCAAAACTAacttacagagacacacacacacacacacacacacacacacacagactcacacacacacacacacacacacacacacaggcagaatgacagacacacacacgcaaacacaggcagaatgacacacacacacacacacacacacacacacacacacacagactcacacacagacacacacacacacaggcagaatgacagacacacacacacacaggcagaatgacagacacacacacacacacacacacacacacaggcagaatgacagacacacacacaaacatacacagacacacaggcagaatgacagacacacacacacacgcaaacacagagagacacacacacgaaaaaacacacacacacacacacacacacacagacagacagagacacacagacacacacacacacacagatacagagacacacacacacagacacacacagacacacacacacacacacacacacacacacacacacacacagactcacacacagactcacacacagacacacacacacaggcagaatgacagacacacacacacacacacaggcagaatgacagacacacacacacacacacacacacacacacacacacacacacacaggcagaatgacagacacacacacacgcaaacacagagagacacacacaaaaacacacacacacacacacagacagacagacacacacagacacacacacacacacactcacacacagatacagagacacacacacacacacacacacacacacactcacacacagacacagagacacacacacatacagagacacacacacacacacacacaggcagaatgacagacacacacacacgcaaacacagagacatatacacacacacacacacacacacacacacacacacacagacagacacacacacacacacacacagacagacacacacagatacagacacacacacacacacacacacacacacacacacacacaaacacacacagatactgagacacacacacacacacacacacacagacacagagacacacacacatacagagacacacacacacacacacacacacacagaggaaattCCAGTAAAGGTTTGTGCACAGGGCTGAAAGCTCTCCCAGCGTTGTGTTGTGTTAagcgtgttgttgttgttgtgtgtgtgtgtgtgtgtgtgtgtaccttgtcgACGTTGGCTCTGGTCTTGGCCGAGGTCTCGACGTACTGGACCCCCCACTCGATGGCCTTGGCCGTGGCCTCGTCAGCAGAGACCTGCCGCCTCTCCTCCAGGTCCGACTTGTTCCCCACCAGGAGCAGAGGGatggcctcctcctccttcacccGCAGGATCTgctccctgacacacacacacacacacacacacacacacacacacacacacacacacacacacacacacacacacacacacacacacacacacacacacacacacacacagacacagcaaggtaaggaagtgccatgtgctcagtgctgtatagttttatgtatccagtttatttagtattagatcactgcagaatgtttggtttttgaagcttgaaaagctatgaattaaatatcctgcatggctttgatagaaacatggatttgatGCATCGTGGTATCGAATCAAAggcatgataatcgtaatcgaatcgggagatcagtgaagattcacacctctagtgtggagtagccagaccctcctttaacgcactttggaggagggtctggcaaagtgagactagtgCAAATGCAACCACcttgctcctcagatctctgcagggtaaatccagacagctagctagactatctgtctgtctctctgtctgtctaactgctcctcagatctctgcagggtaaatccagacagctagctagactatctgtctgtctctctgtctgtctaactgctcctcagatctctgcaaggtaaatccagacagctagctagactatctgtgtgtctgtctgtatgtctgtctaactgctcctcagatctctgcagggtaaatccagacagctagctagactatctgtctgtctgtctaacagctagctagactatctgtccaatctgagttttctgttgcacgactaaaactacttttgaacgtacacatgttccaccaaaacaagttccttcctgaagCCTAAACTCACtaaacacacattcaaaatgaatggaaagtcCTGCGTTTTGTCGTCCGACGGCCGACGCAGGCTGTGTGAATGCCCACTAAGTGACTGACgggaacaacaatctcaaaCCGAAATTATCATTTAAAAGAACCTGATGAATGTGAAGACAGTTTTAAGAGTCCTGCATTTCAGAGGAAACACTCCTGGTATTAGTCACGGCCATTATGACAGCTGGAGGTCTGCAGGTCTGCAGAAATAAATCTAGTCTACCACATAAAATGGAAACATTTATAACAAGGACTCTGGCACATTATAAACAGCTGTTCCTCTGTTTATTACGTGCATAAAAAAGCTGCGGGTCGTGTGCAGCCTCGTGGACTTTAAGCACCTGTTTATGAGAGCAGCTTCTCATTTTACTGCCATGTTTTATGGGCTTTATCAAAGAGAGGCGGCTGTTTTCAGATGATAATCTGCCACTGTTGCTCTGTGATGGTGTTAAAGGAAGGGAAagaatgtgtgtgggtgtgtctgtttctgtgtgtgcgtgtgtgtgtgtgtgtgtgtgtgtgagagagtgtgtgtgcgtgcgtgtgagagagtgtctgtttctctgtgtgtgtgtttgggtgtgtgagtgtgtgagtctgtttctgtgtgcgtgtgtgtgcgtgcgtgcgtgcgtgtgtgtgtgtgtgtgagagagtgtgtgagtgagtctgtttctgtgtgtttgtgtgtatgtgagtctttgtgtgtgtgtgtgtgtgtgtgtgtgtgtgtgtgtgtgtgtgtgagagagtgtgtgtgcgtctgtgtgtgtgtgcatgtgtctgtctgtttctgtgtgagtgtgtgtgtgtgtgtgtgtgcgtttgagtctgtgtgtgtgtgtgtctgtatgtgcgtgcgtgtgtgtgtgtgtctgtttctgtgtgtgtctgtcgatCTGCTTCtgtggatctgtgtgtgtgtgtgtgtgtgtgtgtgtgcatgtgagtctgtgtgtgtgtgtgtgtgtctgtctgtgtgcatgcgtgtgtgtgagtctgtgtgtgtctgtttatctgcttctgtgggtctgtgtgtgtgtgtgtgtgtgtgtgtgtgtgtgtgtgtgtgtgtgtgtgtttgtgtgtgtgtgtgtgtgcgcacccACTGCCGCCAGGTTTTCAACAATGAATTTTTTTGAGCTTTTTTCAATCCCTTTGAAACAGAAACATGGGGAAACTTTAACTTGCAGATTTCCTGAGCAGATTTGTTGCAGCCcattgtgaaataaaaaaaacccaaaGCATCCACGCACCTGAACTCCGACGTGGCTGTGAAGGACTCGTGCTCGGTGATGGAGAACAGCAGCAGGAAGCCCTCTCCGCTGCGGAAGTAGTTGTCTCTGATGGCGGCGTAGTCCTCCTGCCCCGCCGTGTCCAGGATATCGATTTGAACATCCTCACCATCCAGCACCACCTTCTTCCTGTAGCTGTCGGCCTTGGTGGGCTCGTAGTCCTCCACAAACTGGGCAGGGACAGagtatagacagtatatatataagaatggaccaccaGATCCTGTGTCTCTGGGTGgagactagggctgtcctcgactaaagatattcttagtcgactaacccTTATAgcatttagtcgactaatcgattagttgatttaattgacagagctgtgctctttgagaggtggttaagactagaaaagaacaatataaatgtagttaattaaccatctgtaaaactgagtttctccacaattaatcctgcaaaagcaccactttaaatcttgtgtttaccataaatgtgctcagaagtttcttggaaatgagtaattaagcatgaataagcataaaaaaatgactaatcgactaaagaaatcttagtcgactaagaccaaaacgaccgattagtcgactaatcgactaagaggtggcagcactagtggagaccagtggaggatatcagaagtctctttcccggtgctggctgagtgttactgagcagcctccaactgagcttgaagacgtagatgtgacgtgagcaacgtgtctgaaagtgtgaagtcttctggtagctgtgccgagagaaatctcaatcattcccaatcttacagagacggagagtgtaggtatatgtaaggagataacatagacacaggctaattactgatcactaacatgatagttaacattagtaattaatagggctgtgttcgattgaagaacttcttagtcgactaacactcattcaactgtatcgactgatcgattagttgatttaatcgacagatctgtaaatcagAGTTTCTCTACAAAGAGtcgtgcaaaagcaccactctaattcttgtgtttaccagagatgtgctcgtacgtttcttggaaataagtcattcagcatgaaaaaagcatcagacatgactaatggactaaagagatctaagatgactaagaccaaaaccaccgattagtcgactaattaactaagagggagcagccctagtaattaaacctaaacagctaatggaagtccaaactgcctgtgagcttctcctgtactatacggtaattcctctactgggtgacagtaagtctcgtggttatgacccaatcgttagcctattgttataaaagcgtctgctacggagccataacgtgagctacaaggtaatggagccttttatacattgtcgtgtttctttagaaataaacaacggacaaatagagtctttaaacgcttcagatgtaaagttattctctgtcaaagtgacgtcagaatgaatgggagtcaatgggatgctaacgggaggtgatggcttggtagcatcaaaagggctccataggagctacgAGCTCTGAagagaagcttacccccttgggacAGAGAAGTTGATTATGTGACAGGAAGCAGAGGCAGCGAGggatcatgggaaatgtagtgtCTGGAGTCTCACCTCGTCGTACATGAACTGTAGGGTGAGGGCGGACTTCCCAACTCCACCGCTGCCCACCATGATCACTTTATGGAGAGCCAGAGAGGTCTGGTTCTTGTTCTTGCCGGAGGCCATGACTCTGGTCTGAGTCAGTCCAGCTCACAGCTCCACCCGACTACTGAGGGACCGGCAGAGATCAGCAGACACAGGGTAAGACAGGGTAAGACAGGGtaagacagggagagacagggagagagagggagagacagggagagacaggcagagagagggagagacagagagagatcagCAGACACAGGGTAAGACAcggagagacaggcagagagagggagagacaggcagagacagggtaagacagtgagagagagggagagacagggagagacagtgagagagagagggagagacaggcagagagagggagagacaggcagagaccagcagagagagggagagacagagagagaccagcagagagagggagagacagagagagaccagcagagagagaccagcagagagagggagagacagagagagagaccagcagagagagggagagacagagagagaccagcagagagagaccagcagagagagggagagacagagagagagagcagcagagagagggagagacagaaagagaccagcagagagagggagagaccagcagagagagggagagacagagagagacaggcagagagagggagagacaggcagagagagggagagacagagagacaccagcagagagagggagagaccagcagagagagggagagacagagagacaccagcagagagagggagagacagaaagagaccagcagagagagggagagaccagcagagagagggagagacagagagagaccagcagacagagggagagacagagagagaccagcagagagagggagagacagagagagaccagcagagagagaccagcagagagagggagagacagagagagaccagcagagagagaccagcagagagagggagagacagagagagaccagaagacagagggagagacagagagagaccagcagagagagggagagacagagagagaccagcagagagagggagagacagagagagaccagcagagagagggagagacagagagagaccagcagagagagggagagaccagcagagagggagagacagagagagacaggcagagagagggagagacagaaagagaccagcagagagagggagagacagagagagacaggcagagagagggagagaccagcagagagagggagagacagagagacaccagcagagagagggagagacagagagagaccagcagagagagggagagacagagagacaccagcagagagagggagagacagagagagaccagcagagagagggagagaccagcagagagagggagagacagagagacaccagcagagagagggagagacagagagagaccagcagagagagggagagaccagcagagagagggagagacagagagacaccagcagagagagggagagacagagagagaccagcagagagagggagagacagagagacaccagcagagagagggagagacagagagagaccagcagagagagggagagaccagcagagagagggagagacagagagacaccagcagagagagggagagacagagagagaccagcagagagagggagagacagagagacaccagcagagagagggagagacagagagagaccagcagagagagggagagacagagagagaccagcagatagagggagagacagagagaccagcagagagagggagagacagagagaccaccagagagggagagacagagagacaccagcagagagagggagagacagagagagaccagcagagagagggagagaccagcagagagagggagagacagagagacaccagcagagagagggagagacagagagacaccagcagagagagggagagaccagcagagagagggagagacagagagacaccagcagagagagggagagaccagcagagagagggagagacagaatgaCAACTGAAAAATATGTACAAACATGCAACCATATACATTTCAATATAAATGCGAATTTTCCATGATAATTAAATCTAAAACTGGGAAGAATATTCCAAAACTTCCGCCTGAAAACCTGgaaaaatatttataataaaaacatatactAACCAAACTCTTACAGCACTCTGAAGCAGGCCTGTAACAAGAATGGATTTACAGATTATTATTTGAAAGATTGAGTTTATTATGTTAATAttattttaagtacattttgctgatacatacttttactttaaacgttttaaatacattacttttacttgtagtggcGCATACTGTGTGGTATTAgctagtacttttactttcagttaaTTGTCTAAATACTTCTTCCGAAACTGATGATAATAGAAAGCGGAGTGCCCAGCCGCAGTGTTTAGATAAAGGCCATCTGATAAAGAGAACACTGTAAAGGCACTGCGGCTATAATCAGGAACAAGCCACTTGTTAGTGACCTTTCCAGCGGGCTTCAAATGTGCAGACTGCAAGGACACTAACATAAGGGCAGTAGTCAAAATATGTCAGGTTTGAACTGTCAGGACTAGATGAATGATAGTGAGGCACTTTGAATAACCTCagctgtaaaaacaaataagaaataaatgaataatatgCGTGTCTGCAGTAAAAGAGGAACTATAATTCATCCTGTCCACACAGCTTCCTCTCTGTAATAACTAGCTGACAGCTCTCAACGAGTTTCTACAAGACACTAAACAGACGCTTTCTAAAGTGCCCGCCTTCTGCCTCTCTCTGATTGGGTAGAACTCCTCTATGGCGGCTCCTCTATTGGCCGCTCGTGTTGTCACTCACCACACTGATAGCTAGCCAGTGAAAACAGCGATAGATAAAGCTTTCGCTCCCTTGGGGCGAATTCAGAGACCTTAAAACGTAACGTAGACAACATCAAGCTAGCTTAAACAACGCAGAAAAGGTCACGTAACTCACCTGCTAACGTGTTTTTAAGCAGATCGTTAAGAAATCCGACACACACTCAACTTTTACAAGTTGACCGGGAGACACTCTGCCCCACCTTATACACACGGACTCCAACCAAAGATCGCGTAATCGCGAGAAGAGGAGTCACTCTGTAGCTGAAAAATGGAGCGAGGAACAGCTAGCATAGCCGTTACCAAGGCGACGGATTTGGTGATCGCGTGAAATATAGTCAAAGAATAACTATACGAACGAATACTGTTTATgttatatgatatatatttaaACTTACATCAAATGTAGGTATATGTCGTACAAATGCGGCTTTTTCATTACAACTCACGGACTGATGAACCCGGGAAACCGACAACGAGTGATACCTCTTATTTTTCTCCTATCTCAGAGAACATTAACAGGATGTGATGTCACGAAATTCCTTATATtccataaaatgtatttatttatttatttattgagctTAACATACCGCCaatatttaatgtaatttattaaaaatatttaaaaaataatcatatCATTGATTATGTAACTTattcaaaattttaaataaaataaagtaccgttttatttaataatatacaataaaaaaaatatattttgtttttatttataataaaatataataaaaaacgGCGTTTATAAAAGGTTGTcacaaaataatatatatattttataaattataaattatgatataaaatatattataatgatttaaagatttttattttaaaaagtttaacagagattgtgtagtgtgtgcagtgtctTCTTCATATTTATACATAGAGTATGTGCAGAAAATCAACAAATACAtagcacacagtcacacagtaagtaactaagtaagaaaaagcatcaaagtgcagaaaaaagcatcataaaaaaggtaaaaataagCATAAAAACTATTATTATGATATTATAAATGCATCACCTCAAGTTCTGTGCGTCACCTTATTTCAGGCTATTGGGTATTTTCTACCCACATCATTGTTATACCTGTAAAGTCACTATCCTTTTGTttttgcaataataataataaaataataatcctGCGTATTCTTCTGTTAAATTCtttcttaaaacacattttgcttTCATGTGATGTCGTCTTTCTCGTTGTCTTTTCACCCTATcgcctgttcttttcattttgtttattgaaatgtcactttttctgtCCTTTAAAGCTGCCCCATCTTCCGTTTTGACGATTACAATGATgtaacagacacagacacacacacacacacacagatacacacacacacacacacaaatacacacacacacacagagacacacacacacacacacacacacacacacacacagacagacagacggacacacacacacacacacacacacacacacacacacacacacaggcacatacacacagacacacatacatacacacacagagacacatacacacagacacagacacacacacacatacagacccacacgatgtacatatatatatatatatatatatatatatatatatatatatatatatatgcatgtgtacagatatgtatatgtacacatatatCTGTACACATTGATttgtatgtgtacatgtgtatatatatatatatatatatatatatatatatatatatatatatatttaaaaaaagaaactccaAACAGGCTTTAAGAAAGACAACAGTCAGATTTCATGTATCTCTGTTTTCTCGTTTGTCTTCTTATGTCCTTTATTTATTATGGTTGTTATCTGTGAAAGGCTGtttaaataaacttgacttactTCATGTTTGCTGGTAGTTTTAAGCTCAGCTGAAGGGCGATATTGGTCCTCTTTTATTCCTAGTAAGTCTTTCATCCCAAAAAGAAAAGCTGAGAACAGACAAAGCAGATAAATCACATTAAAAAGATGTTTcaaaacatactgtaaataataaaacactgtGTGGGAGTAGGGGGGtatttcattgtgtgtgtatg
It includes:
- the LOC114551027 gene encoding ras-related protein ralB-A, giving the protein MASGKNKNQTSLALHKVIMVGSGGVGKSALTLQFMYDEFVEDYEPTKADSYRKKVVLDGEDVQIDILDTAGQEDYAAIRDNYFRSGEGFLLLFSITEHESFTATSEFREQILRVKEEEAIPLLLVGNKSDLEERRQVSADEATAKAIEWGVQYVETSAKTRANVDKVFFDLMREVRKKKMAESKDKNGPSGKKKKKHCCIL